One region of Triticum aestivum cultivar Chinese Spring chromosome 6B, IWGSC CS RefSeq v2.1, whole genome shotgun sequence genomic DNA includes:
- the LOC123138066 gene encoding transmembrane 9 superfamily member 12, producing MVPKMPSSARWISASLLVILLSLHPIADAFYLPGTFMHTYEAGEEIAAKVNSLTSIETELPFSYYSLPYCKPPEGVKKSAENLGEVLMGDQIDNSPYHFHVNVNESLYLCTTDPLTKEQAELLKNRARNLYQVNMILDNLPVMRFTEQNGMTIQWTGYPVGYNPMGSSEDYIINHLKFRVLVHPYQAQGDVVVTSEDGVAMVESDRKSGFQIVGFEVVPCSVKRDPAAMAKLKMYEKVDSVNCPLELEKSQVIREKEQITFTYEVEYVKSNIKWPSRWDAYLKMDGAKVHWFSIMNSMMVVFFLAGIVFVIFLRTVRRDLTRYEEMDKEAQAQMNEELSGWKLVVGDVFREPCCSKLLCVMVADGIQITGMAVVTIVFAALGFLSPASRGMLLTGMIILYLFLGIIAGYVGVRLWRTIKQSTEGWKSVAWLTSCFFPGIVFIILTVLNSILWGKKSTGALPISLFFTLLALWFCISVPLTLIGGLLGTRAASIEFPVRTNQIPREIPERKFPSWLLVLGAGTLPFGTLFIELFFILSSIWLGRFYYVFGFLFIVLFLLVIVCGEVSLVLTYMHLCVEDWKWWWKAFFASGSVAFFVFLYSINYLVFDLRSLSGPVSATLYLGYSLIMAFAIMLSTGAIGFLLSFYFVHYLFSSVKID from the coding sequence ATGGTCCCCAAGATGCCGTCGTCGGCCCGGTGGATCTCGGCTTCCCTGCTGGTCATTCTCCTGAGCCTGCACCCCATCGCCGACGCCTTCTACCTCCCTGGCACTTTCATGCACACCTACGAAGCCGGTGAAGAGATCGCGGCCAAGGTCAACTCGCTCACGTCCATCGAGACCGAGCTGCCCTTCAGCTACTACAGCCTCCCCTACTGCAAGCCCCCGGAAGGTGTCAAGAAGAGCGCCGAGAACCTCGGCGAGGTTCTCATGGGTGACCAGATCGACAACTCGCCGTACCACTTCCACGTCAACGTCAACGAGTCGCTGTACCTTTGCACCACCGACCCGCTCACCAAAGAGCAGGCCGAGCTGTTGAAGAACCGGGCGCGGAATCTGTACCAGGTCAACATGATCCTCGACAATCTGCCGGTCATGAGGTTCACTGAGCAGAATGGGATGACAATCCAGTGGACCGGGTACCCGGTCGGGTACAACCCCATGGGGAGCAGCGAGGATTATATCATTAACCATCTCAAGTTCAGGGTTTTGGTTCACCCGTACCAGGCGCAAGGTGATGTTGTGGTCACAAGTGAGGATGGTGTTGCCATGGTTGAGTCTGATCGCAAGAGTGGCTTCCAGATTGTTGGGTTTGAGGTTGTTCCTTGCAGTGTGAAGCGTGATCCTGCAGCCATGGCCAAGCTCAAGATGTATGAGAAGGTTGACTCTGTGAACTGCCCCTTGGAGCTTGAGAAATCTCAGGTGATCCGTGAGAAGGAGCAGATTACATTTACCTATGAGGTTGAGTATGTCAAGAGCAACATCAAGTGGCCGTCAAGGTGGGATGCGTACCTGAAGATGGATGGTGCTAAGGTGCACTGGTTCTCAATCATGAACTCCATgatggtcgtcttcttcttggccGGTATTGTGTTCGTCATATTCTTGAGGACTGTCCGAAGGGATCTGACACGTTATGAAGAGATGGACAAAGAAGCCCAAGCTCAGATGAATGAGGAGCTTTCAGGATGGAAGCTTGTTGTTGGTGATGTCTTCAGGGAGCCCTGCTGCTCAAAGCTGCTGTGTGTTATGGTCGCTGATGGTATCCAGATCACCGGCATGGCAGTCGTTACAATCGTGTTTGCTGCTCTGGGTTTTCTCTCACCTGCTTCCAGGGGAATGCTCTTGACCGGAAtgatcatcctctacctcttcctTGGAATTATTGCTGGATATGTTGGTGTCCGCCTCTGGAGGACTATCAAACAATCCACAGAAGGCTGGAAATCTGTCGCTTGGCTGACCTCCTGCTTCTTCCCTGGCATTGTTTTCATCATCTTGACGGTGCTGAACTCCATCCTGTGGGGTAAGAAGAGCACTGGAGCTTTACCCATTTCactcttcttcaccctcttggccCTGTGGTTCTGCATCTCCGTGCCACTCACTCTTATTGGAGGCTTGCTAGGCACACGGGCTGCAAGCATAGAATTCCCTGTCCGTACCAACCAAATCCCAAGAGAGATCCCTGAGCGCAAGTTCCCTTCATGGCTTCTTGTGCTCGGTGCGGGAACATTGCCTTTCGGCACCCTTTTCAttgagctcttcttcatcctttcTAGCATCTGGCTGGGGAGGTTCTACTATGTCTTCGGCTTCCTGTTCATTGTCCTCTTCCTGCTGGTCATAGTCTGTGGTGAGGTTTCTTTGGTCCTGACCTACATGCATCTTTGTGTGGAGGACTGGAAGTGGTGGTGGAAAGCCTTCTTTGCCTCTGGTTCCGTTGCTTTCTTCGTCTTCCTATACTCCATCAACTACCTGGTGTTTGACCTCAGGAGCCTGAGTGGGCCAGTCTCCGCGACGCTCTACCTGGGCTACTCCTTGATCATGGCATTTGCCATCATGCTGTCAACTGGCGCCATCGGCTTCTTGCTCTCATTCTACTTCGTCCACTACCTCTTCTCGTCCGTTAAGATTGACTAG
- the LOC123138064 gene encoding tyrosine--tRNA ligase 1, cytoplasmic — MFDTYSAEQSEIVTTNRSADATIDTCRDAMKMSYDDKFAVLRGMAEECIYEDELRLLLKKKAAPVCYIWFEPSPMMDIEQGIMKTVYVNKMLKAGCTVKILMADWFLQRHHMIGTDLKKIRTIGCYNIEMWKAAGMDLDRVELVWLSDELNHHAVDYWPLAVEISRKYTMKSMARFCWNKAPYGPQRLPAAEIFYPCMQVAAILCQKADMWLFSMDHRDITMLARDYCEDINRETKPAIMLHNMLPILLEDPEFQDLRDPDRTIFMHDNEEDLNRKILWSFCPPKIATCNPCLEYIKYVIFPWFGKLAIVHKEGNGYNRTYTNMEQLLLDYESGDIDSTDVKLAFEKAMNKILEPVRSHFRGNTEAQDLFIGRSCRSKSLQIPGRLYCRTKRLQLLGEVPDA; from the exons ATGTTTGACACATACAGCGCTGAGCAATCCGAAATTGTCACCACAAATAGATCAGCTGATGCCACTATCGATACTTGCAG GGACGCCATGAAGATGAGTTATGATGATAAGTTTGCTGTTCTGAGGGGCATGGCTGAGGAATGCATCTATGAGGATGAGCTCCGCCTCCTGCTGAAAAAGAAGGCTGCTCCTGTTTGCTACATTTGGTTTGAGCCATCCCCCATGATGGACATAGAGCAG GGGATTATGAAGACAGTTTATGTCAACAAGATGCTCAAAGCTGGCTGCACAGTTAAAATATTGATGGCAGATTGGTTTCTGCAAAGACACCATATGATTGGCACCGACCTAAAGAAAATACGGACCATTGGTTGCTACAATATTGAGATGTGGAAAGCAGCTGGTATGGACCTTGACAGAGTAGAACTTGTATGGTTGTCAGACGAGTTGAATCATCATGCTGTTGATTACTGGCCACTTGCGGTGGAAATTTCCAGAAAATACACCATGAAAAGTATGGCAAG GTTTTGTTGGAACAAGGCACCATATGGGCCACAAAGACTGCCTGCTGCCGAGATATTTTATCCTTGCATGCAGGTTGCTGCTATATTATGCCAGAAg GCGGACATGTGGCTCTTCAGCATGGATCATCGTGACATTACCATGCTAGCTAGAGATTACTGTGAAGATATAAATAGGGAAACCAAACCAGCAATTATGCTGCACA ATATGCTACCTATTTTACTAGAAGACCCTGAATTCCAGGACTTGAGAGATCCAGATCGGACTATCTTCATGCACGATAACGAG GAGGATTTAAATAGGAAAATACTTTGGTCTTTCTGCCCTCCAAAAATAGCAACATGTAACCCTTGTTTGGAGTACATCAAATATGTTATATTCCCTTGGTTTGGAAAGTTGGCGATAGTTCATAAGGAAGGGAATGGTTATAACAG GACATATACAAACATGGAACAACTTCTCCTTGATTATGAAAGTGGTGATATTGATTCAACTGATGTTAAACTGGCTTTTGAAAAGGCAATGAATAAAATATTAGAG CCTGTTCGCAGCCACTTCCGTGGCAACACCGAAGCCCAAGATCTATTTATTGGCCGGAG TTGCAGAAGCAAATCACTGCAGATACCTGGAAGATTATATTGCAGAACGAAGAGGTTACAGCTCCT TGGTGAAGTCCCGGACGCATGA
- the LOC123138065 gene encoding transmembrane 9 superfamily member 12, which yields MAKGWIFSALLVVFLVMAPACEAFYLPGSYMHTYRQGEEIGAKVNSLTSIETELPFSYYSLPYCRPKGGIKKSAENLGELLMGDQIDNSPYLFHVNVNESLYLCTTSPLDEDDVKLLKQRSQDLYQVNMILDNLPVRRFTEQNGMTIQWTGYPVGYTPEGTSDVYIINHLKFKVLVHKYEGGKVRVVGTGEGMEVISDTDTGTDAKSGYEIVGFEVVPCSVKRDPEAMTKLTMYEKVDSVSCPVELEKSQMIREKEQITFTYEVEFVNSDIRWPSRWDAYLKMEGAKIHWFSIMNSLMVILFLAGIVFVILLRTVRRDLTRYEELDKESQAQMNEELSGWKLVVGDVFREPTSSKLFCVMIGDGVQILGMAIVTIFFATFGFMSPASRGMLLTGMIFLYMLLGILAGYAAVRLWRTIKGTSEGWRSVSWSTACFFPGIVFIVLTVLNFMLWSRNSTGALPISLFFTLLSLWFCISVPLTLLGGFLGTRAEPIEFPVRTNQIPREIPSKNYSWLLIFGAGTLPFGTLFIELFFILSSIWLGRFYYVFGFLLVVLLLLVVVCAEVSVVLTYMHLCAEDWRWWWKAFFASGAVAFYVFLYSINYLVFDLRSLSGPVSATLYIGYAFIVSLAIMLATGTVGFLTSFSFVHYLFSNVKID from the coding sequence ATGGCCAAGGGCTGGATATTCTCTGCTTTGCTAGTGGTGTTTCTTGTGATGGCTCCTGCTTGTGAGGCGTTCTACTTGCCAGGTAGTTACATGCACACGTACCGGCAAGGCGAGGAGATAGGAGCAAAGGTGAACTCGCTCACATCCATCGAGACAGAACTGCCTTTCAGCTACTACAGCCTCCCATACTGCCGTCCTAAGGGTGGGATAAAGAAGAGTGCTGAAAATCTGGGGGAGCTCCTTATGGGTGACCAGATTGATAATTCCCCTTACCTTTTCCATGTCAATGTCAATGAATCGCTCTACCTGTGTACCACGAGCCCACTTGATGAGGATGATGTGAAGCTCCTCAAGCAGCGAAGCCAGGACCTCTACCAGGTGAACATGATTCTTGACAATCTTCCTGTGAGGAGGTTTACCGAGCAGAATGGAATGACCATTCAGTGGACAGGCTATCCAGTTGGTTATACCCCAGAAGGTACCTCCGACGTCTACATCATTAATCACCTGAAATTTAAAGTCTTGGTCCATAAGTATGAAGGAGGTAAAGTGAGGGTCGTTGGAACTGGGGAAGGAATGGAAGTGATCTCAGACACTGACACTGGCACTGATGCCAAGTCTGGGTATGAGATAGTGGGATTTGAGGTTGTCCCATGCAGTGTGAAGCGTGATCCTGAAGCCATGACGAAGCTTACGATGTATGAAAAGGTTGATTCTGTGAGCTGCCCTGTGGAGTTGGAGAAATCTCAAATGATCAGGGAGAAGGAGCAGATTACTTTTACATATGAGGTTGAATTTGTAAACAGTGACATCAGATGGCCATCACGGTGGGATGCATACCTGAAGATGGAGGGTGCGAAAATTCACTGGTTCTCAATTATGAACTCGTTGATGGTAATACTGTTCTTGGCTGGCATTGTTTTTGTCATATTATTGCGGACAGTGAGGAGGGACTTGACTAGATATGAGGAGCTGGATAAGGAGTCCCAAGCTCAGATGAATGAGGAGCTCTCTGGGTGGAAGCTGGTTGTTGGAGATGTTTTCAGAGAGCCAACCTCATCAAAGCTGTTTTGTGTTATGATTGGCGACGGGGTTCAAATTCTGGGTATGGCGATTGTCACCATTTTTTTTGCCACCTTTGGATTCATGTCTCCTGCGTCTAGAGGAATGCTGTTGACAGGGATGATATTCCTTTATATGCTACTTGGAATTTTGGCCGGATATGCTGCTGTTAGGCTCTGGAGGACTATAAAAGGAACTTCTGAGGGATGGAGGTCTGTCTCCTGGTCAACTGCCTGTTTCTTCCCTGGCATTGTCTTCATTGTCCTCACTGTATTGAACTTCATGCTGTGGTCAAGAAATAGTACTGGAGCCCTTCCCATTTCACTTTTCTTCACTCTTCTCTCCTTGTGGTTCTGTATCTCTGTGCCACTTACCCTTCTAGGTGGTTTCCTTGGAACAAGGGCTGAGCCAATTGAATTCCCCGTTCGAACCAATCAAATACCAAGAGAAATCCCTTCAAAGAATTACTCATGGCTGCTCATATTTGGTGCTGGAACTCTACCTTTCGGAACACTCTTCATTGAGCTCTTCTTCATTCTCTCAAGCATCTGGCTCGGAAGGTTCTATTATGTGTTTGGGTTCCTCCTTGTTGTGCTCCTTCTGTTGGTTGTGGTATGCGCTGAGGTATCTGTTGTTCTTACGTACATGCATCTCTGTGCTGAggactggaggtggtggtggaaagCTTTCTTTGCCTCTGGAGCAGTGGCATTTTATGTGTTCCTCTACTCTATCAACTACTTGGTGTTTGATCTCAGAAGCTTGAGTGGGCCAGTTTCTGCTACGCTCTATATTGGATACGCTTTCATTGTCTCTCTTGCCATTATGCTAGCTACTGGGACTGTTGGGTTCCTGACATCATTCTCTTTCGTTCACTACCTTTTCTCAAACGTCAAGATTGATTGA